A DNA window from Vigna unguiculata cultivar IT97K-499-35 chromosome 10, ASM411807v1, whole genome shotgun sequence contains the following coding sequences:
- the LOC114165887 gene encoding zinc finger CCCH domain-containing protein 1 encodes MEDDQPAKSTEKQQPEQVCSFFRKPINKKNIRKRTIDDEDNEEDSNKETSLLHIQKKTLKPDNKLFFSTGSSKSSVSAEPSEESGKPVFQFESSKEIQVQHDSKATATLETETEFSRDARAIRERALKQASESLKGKSARPEDEKLYKGMNSYKDYKAGFRREQTIASEKAGGAHGPLRASAHIRVSARFDYQPDICKDYKETGYCGYGDSCKFMHDRGDYKSGWQLEKEWDEAEKARKMRLAAGEDADVVEGANLSDEDDEDSLPFACFICRNPFVDPVVTKCKHYFCEHCALKHHAKNKKCFVCNQPTLGIFNVAHEIRRKVAEDK; translated from the exons ATGGAAGATGACCAACCTGCCAAGTCTACTGAAAAACAGCAACCTGAACAAG tTTGTAGTTTTTTCAGAAAAccgataaataaaaagaatataaggAAGCGGACTATTGATGATGAGGACAATGAGGAGGACTCAAACAAAGAAACTTCTCTGTTGCatattcaaaagaaaacctTAAAGCCTGACAACAAGTTGTTCTTTTCCACGGGCTCGTCAAAAAGTTCTGTATCTGCTGAACCAAGTGAAGAGTCTGGAAAACCAGTCTTTCAGTTTGAGTCTTCAAAAGAGATTCAAGTTCAACATGATAGCAAAGCAACAGCAACTCTAGAGACTGAGACTGAGTTTTCGAGAGATGCTCGTGCCATCCGTGAAAGAGCTCTCAAGCAAGCATCAGAGAGTCTGAAAGGGAAAAGTGCAAGGCCTGAggatgaaaaattatataaggGGATGAACAGTTACAAAGACTACAAGGCTGGCTTCCGTAGAGAACAAACCATTGCTAGTGAAAAAGCTGGTGGAGCACATGGTCCTCTGAGGGCTTCGGCGCATATTAGAGTTTCAGCAAGGTTTGATTATCAGCCTGACATATGTAAGGACTATAAGGAAACTGGTTATTGTGGATATGGCGACTCATGTAAGTTTATGCATGATCGAGGGGATTACAAGTCTGGGTGGCAGTTGGAGAAGGAATGGGATGAAGCTGAGAAAGCAAGGAAGATGAGATTGGCTGCAGGTGAAGACGCAGACGTGGTGGAGGGTGCCAATTTGAGTGATGAAGATGACGAGGATTCATTACCTTTTGCATGTTTCATCTGCAGAAACCCCTTTGTGGATCCTGTTGTAACCAAGTGCAAGCACTACTTCTGCGAGCATTGTGCATTGAAG CATCATGCAAAGAATAAGAAGTGTTTTGTCTGCAACCAGCCAACACTAGGCATTTTTAATGTTGCTCATGAGATACGCAGGAAGGTGGCCGAGGATAAATAG